CGTGGActgtggtggcagcagcagtggcagcagcagtggaGGAAGTGGGACATGGAGCCGCGGTGGGCCCCCAAAGAAGGAAGAACTGGTCGGGGGCAAGAAGAAGGGACGAACGTGGGGGCCCAGCTCCACCCTGCAGAAGGAgcgggtgggaggagaggagaggtgagGTGTGGTGTGGTCATGCCCACCCTGTGCCCAAGCCCCAGCTCCCAGGCTCCAGGCCACAGGACTGAGGTCTCCATCTCTCCCTGGACCCCGCAGGCtgaaggggctgggggaaggaagcAAACAGTGGTCATCAAGTGCCCCCAACCTGGGCAAgtcccccaaacacacacccatCGCCCCTGGCTTTGCCAGCCTCAATGAGATGGGTAAGAGCCTGGGTTCTTGTAAGGGGGTGGGGGTTCCCTGGCCAAAGGGGTGAGCCTCCTGGGGCTGAGCgaagagaccaggtttcactggGCCAGTGAGTGGAAGGCCTTCCTGGGAAGGGAGATGGTGGCCCCTGGGGCGTGGGGGGTCATTTCCAGGGGCAGGGACCACCCTTCTCTGAGGCTTCTCCTGGAGACAGATTCAAGAACGATGCTCGTGGGTCTTGGTCTTGCTGTTGGAGGGGTCATCGGGGGCTGTCCCTTGGCACAAGTCCCCGTGGGGCCCTGGCCAGCCCTGCAGCGGAGTGATGGCCCTCTCCGGTTGCAGAGGAGTTCGCGGAGGCAGAGGATGGAGGCAGCAGCGTGCCCCCTTCCCCCTACTCGACCCCGTCCTACCTCTCAGTGCCACTGCCTGCCGAGCCCTCCCCGGGGGCGCGGGCGCCGTGGGAGCCGACGCCGTCCGCGCCCCCCGCTCGGTGGGGACACGGCGCCCGGCGGCGCTGCGACCTGGCGCTGCTAGGCTGCGCCACGCTGCTGGGGGCTGTGGGCCTGGGCGCCGACGTGGCCGAGGCGCGCGCGGCCGACGGTGAGGAGCAGCGGCGCTGGCTCGACGGCCTCTTCTTTCCCCGCGCCGGCCGCTTCCCGCGGGGCCTCAGCCCACCCGCGCGTCCCCACGGCCGCCGCGAAGACGTGGGCCCCGGCCTGGGCCTGGCGCCCTCGGCCACCCTCGTGTCGCTGTCGTCCGTGTCCGACTGCAACTCCACGCGTTCACTGCTGCGCTCTGACAGTGACGAGGCCGCACCGGCCGCgccctccccaccaccctccccGCCCGCGCCCACACCCACGCCCTCGCCCAGCACCAACCCCCTGGTGGACCTGGAGCTGGAGAGCTTCAAGAAGGACCCCCGCCAGTCGCTCACGCCCACCCACGTCACGGCTGCATGCGCTGTGAGCCGCGGGCACCGGCGGACGCCATCGGACGGGGCGCTGGGGCAGCGGGGGCCGCCCGAGCCCGCGGGCCATGGCCCTGGTGAGTGAGGCGCCCTGCACCCAGGTCACAGAAAaccccttctttcctcctctgccAGGGTCGCAAGTCCAGCCCAGCCACGACCCCTCAGGCAGCCACCTCCTGCTTCTTGTGGAGGAGGGAGGGTCTGTGTCCCTTTACCGCTCACTCCTGGAGGCATCGGGGGTCTCCAGGGGACTGAGACACAGGCGGCAAACTGATGCCTATAAGGCCAGGCAGGTGCCTATAGCGGTTGTGACCAGCATGACCATCGCCAATTCTTACACAGCCTAGACACTGTTCTCCTCCATCTGTTAACTGGGTGGGAGATGCGGCCATAGCAGTGTTATTAAGTACCCACGTCAGGCACTGTGCTGCTTGTTTTAAGTTATGGTTATTCTATTTGCTCCTCACCTGCGTGGTGAGGCACCATTTTTATCCCCCTTCAGAGCTAAGCCATGCCTGAGCTTAGCCCAGTGCAGGAGAGTCGGGAAGACCAGGGCTTTGGCCCCCGAGGCTGCCGCTAAGCAGCAGTTCCAGAAGGTTGAGGAACATGCCAGGGTCCACCCAGAGGAGCAAGCAGCTGGGAGTGGTCCCAGTCTAGGTCAAGGTCCCAGCACTGCCACACTACAGATGGAAACTGGATGCAGCAAGATCCACGGATTTCTCGAGAGAAACCAGAACTTGTGCTTTTCATGTAACAGCTCTGGGCTTTTTAATGCCACCCTCTGCCCCACCCCACTCACCTCCTCTGAACCTCTCTTACCAGGCCCTCGTGACCTTCTGGACTTCCCCCGCCTGCCCGACCCCCAGGCCCTGTTCCCAGCCCGCCGCCGGCCCCCTGAGTTCCCAGGCCGCCCCACCACCCTGACCTTTGCCCCGAGACCTCGGCCGGCTGCCAGTCGCCCCCGCTTGGACCCCTGGAAACTGGTCTCCTTCGGCCGGACACTCACCATCTCGCCTCCCAGCAGGCCAGACACTCCGGAGAGCCCTGGGCCCCCCAGCGTGCAGCCCACACTGCTGGACATGGACATGGAGGGGCAGAACCAAGACAGCACAGTGCCCCTGTGCGGGGCCCACGGCTCCCACTAAGGCCTGCCCACCACCGCCCGCCTGGGCAGCCATGAATGTAGcgccccaggccctgccccagcccgCCATGCCACAAGGTGGGGGAGGCCCTGGGCAGGATGTTCACTCTATTTattggggaaggagggaggggggggACACTTAACTTATTCCTTTGTACCCCAGGGGGTGGAGCCCTGTGCCCACCCTGCACTGGGGGGAGGGTGGGCAGGGATACTCAGGGACAGGGCATCATGGGGGATTTGGCACAAAATGGAGCATTAAAGGTAACCCCTGCCCCCTACCGCACTTGATtgtgttcctttttccttttttttttttttttttttttggagacagagtcttgctctgttgcccaggctggagtgcagtggcaccatctcagctcactgcaacctccgcctcctgggttcaagtgattcttctgcctcagcctcatgagtagctgggactacaggctcccgccaccacacccagataatttttgtatttttggtagagacagggtttcaccatgtcgaccaggctgctctcaaactcctgacctcaagtgatccacccatctcggcctcccaaaatgctgggattacaggcgtgagccactgcgcctggcctagactGTTTCTTTCCCTGGCCCAGGCCCTGATGCTGGGTCATCCCAGTGGAACATTCCCCCCGACCCCACACACCCTCCCTGGGCTTCTCTGGGTTTCTAAGGTCCAAGGGATGAGGCCCTCCCTGGTCCCCCCAAGAACACCACACAAGTTATGATCACCAGTGACAAGTGTTTTACCAACAAACACATGAGTCGGGGGAAGTTACATGGTGAGGTGGGAGGGCGAGGGATAGAGAGGTCCCCCTGGATTGGCCTCAGCCAATTACATCCCGAGTCTGGGACCCAGCCCCACTGTCTTCCCGCTGGAGGCTGCAACGATTCATCTTCAGCTGAGTCAGCTGGATGTAGCGGAGCACATTGGTGTCTgcaggggaggtgggcagggcatCATCTGGGTGTCCCGGGGCAGCAGGTGACTTCCACACCTCCCTGGCTCACACCCCATTCTCCGAAGTATCCAGCAGCTCGCTCACACAGCCAGTAGAGCCAGAGCCCTTCCCCAAAGCCCCAGTCACAGTCGGCAGTCCCCAGTCACAGCGGAGCCATCGCACACCTCTGTGCGCCTGTATTTGCGGCACCCTCTGCCAGGAATGCCTCTTCGCAGAGGCTCCCGTCACACTTCTCATCCTCCAGCGACATCTGCAAGAAGTCTGTTCTCTCCGAGCCACTTAACAGGAAAACTAATCTCGTCTCGGCTCCCACAACCCTGCACCTGTTGTAAtccctcttccttcttcattGGCTCTTAATACAAAACTGAGTGTTGTGTCTGCCCTCCTGCACTCATGTGTGTAagtgcacacatgcacgcacacacacacacaccccaatttCCTGGCATCGTCCACCcgagtggatgagtggatggtgCAGGAAGTGAATGAATAGGTGTGCGTGAATGGGTGAGTGGAGGAATGAGTGTGTGCGGTAGGCAGGGGTGGGACGGGGTAATGGAGATGACAGTGGGTGGATAGGGAAGTGACTGAGCAGGTGAATAGGAGATATCAGATGTGGCAATGACGGTAGATGAGAAATGGCCGGGGAGATGTCAGAGGAGCGATAGGTGGACGGATGTTTGAATGGCGGGTGAAGGGcggggtggatgaatggatgagtgggcGTGTAGGGAGTAGGTGGGTGGCGCAGCCCTACCTAGAAGCAGCTCCGCGGGAGGAGGGCTCTGCTATTCTGCCCTGATCTTCCTGCCTGTTCCCTCCGCTGCAGCCCCTTTCCccgccctgggcccagccctcaCCTCTGCCCCGCCCCGCCACTCACCTGTGGGTTCCCGGCTGCGGGCCTCCTGCAGGTAGCGCAGCGCGCGTGCGTAGTCGCCCAGGTGGTAGAAGGCAATGCCGGCACGGTAGGTGGCCTTGAAGTTGCCCTGCTGCTTCTCCAGTACCTTGAGACAGTACTCGCGCACGCGCTCGTAGTTTACCAGCTCCGACTGCAGCAGGCAAGCTGCGAGGGCCCCGCGGCCGGCACTCTCAGAGCCTGCTGGCACCCCCAGAACCCACCTGACTGCGAGGAGCCGAGGCTCCAGGCGGCAGGGAACCAGGCCTAAGGGATTGCTCCGGCAACCAGGGGCGCCAATCCGCTCGCCTATCGAAACAGGCGCAACTGCGCCGCTGCTAGGGGGCGCCAAAACACGGACAGGCGCCACTGGGCGATCCACCCAGAGCTGTCGGTGGGCAAGAGCACTAAGGCCCCGCGCGGGGGCGAGGGCCGGGACCTCGAGAGCCTGGCTCAGGGCAGACTTCCTCACCTTGGGTCCACGTGCGGCCAGGGGGTGGAAAGAATGACTCAGGGGAAGCGAGGCCCTGAATACCCGACCCAAAGACCATTTCCTGCATCCCAGCTCCCTCCAGCCACAGACCCCTGTCATCCCCTACCCCTAATCCCTTTCCTTGATCAAGCTCTGAAGGCTCCCCCAGAAGCCCACAGCCCTGGACCCTTCAGCCCCAGGGCCCCTGGCCCCCAAGTCGCCAAGCTCTCCCGATTGCCCCCTCCCCTCGtgccccatccccccaccccccgacggCGTACCCGTGAGGGAGTCGTAACACTCCACCTCCGTGCTCTCCACCAGGCGCCGCTGCTCCTCGCTGAGGCGCGCCGGCCCGGGGCTGCTGGTGGgcccgggggcgggggcgggcagGCCGCTAGGGCGGGCCCCCTGCGCCGCCTTCAGCTGCAGCAGCGCTCGGTGGTACTTGCCGATGGCCTCCCGGAACTTCTTCTCTCGATAGCAGCGCTGGCCCTCTGCCTTGAACGCCACGGCGGCACGCAGGCTGCTGTCGAGCGCCGCGCCCAGGCTCCCCGACGGCTCTGGGGTAGGACCGGGACGAGCCGAGCCATGGCGGGAGCCCGAGCCTGGGCCCGAGCCCGGTGGGGAGAGGGCGGGAGGCGGGCGCGGCGGAGGCTCCGGGGCAGCGCTGAGCATCAGCACCGGGGACAGCGCGCCGCGCTGCATTGTGGGAAACTCCTGCCGCCGCCGCTGCAGCTACCGCATCGCCCCCCGCGGGGCTGGTCCCCACCCTTTCTCCGCCCCCTCACCTCCGGCAGCCGACTCCGGCTGCCCCCTATGGGTCTAGGGAAACCCCTCGAGACTTCCCCCATGCTCACTCTCAAATTAACCAAGTCCTAGTTCTCCAGCCCGCCCCCCGAATTGTTCCCATTCCCCTTACCCTCCCCAACCTCCTGCCTGCTCTCCTCCCCGGTGCCCAAAGCTCCCGAAGATTTCTAGAAGGAAAGGACgagcctgggggaaagagcagGAAGACATCAGCCTCACGGAAAGCTGGCTCTCAGCCCACTGGCCATTTGGCATATCGAATGAGAACACAGGATTTGGACCCAAGCTTCCCAAATTCAAATCCCTGCTTACTTTCTCACTAGTGGTATGACTTAGACAGCTCGCTTAAACTACCTGGAACTCTGTATCCTCATCAGTAACATGGCACAATAATATCACCTTTAGGGCCAgtcgaggtggctcacgcctgtaatcccagcactttgggaggtcgaggtggatggatcgcttgaggtcagaagtttgagaccagcctggccaatatggcaaaactccgtctctactaatatacaatatatacaaaatttttgtatatatacacaaaaattagcctggtgtggtggcgtgcacctgtagtcccagctactcgggagactgaggcaggagaatcacttgaacctgggaggcagaggttgcagtgagccgagattgtgccactgcactccagcctgggtgacagagggagatgccgtctcaaaaaaggaaaggaaaggaaaggaaaggaaaggaaaggaaaggaaaggaaaggaaaggaaaggaaaggaaaggggaaaggggaaagaggaaagagaaaaaaggaaaggaaaggaattaaaaataataccaccTTTGGGATTCATCTGTTAATTTATGAAACAAATATTCACTGACATCCTTTCTGTGCCCAGCTCTGTGCTGGATGATGCTGGGACATAGCAGACACTGCGTGAGCTTCAGACCCTACTCTCACTGGGCCCCAGTTCAGTGGGAAGACAGACCAGTGACCAGACAGTGACAGCCCTGAGCAGGCTAGCCTGGGAAGCACAGGCAGAGGGGTCGGGGCCGAGGTGGAAGAGGCACAGGCAGAGGGGTCGGGGCTGGGATGTGGGAGGTACCTGCCCTGGGCTGAGGTGGTGATAaagtcttcctggaggagggaaTAACTCTAAAAACAAGAGAGATCTCCTTCTTGCCCTCATCCAGCTCGGCTGTCTATGGGGGAAAACAAGTGAGAGGGCAAACAAGTCCCCAGGAAAGGAAGCATGCAGGAggctttcaagaaaaaaatcgAGGATGAATGAGTCAACTGCCCTTCAGTCCTCCTTTGCCGCCTCCTTAGCTGTGGGACCTGGGCCAAGTTCCTCGATCCTCCTCCTTCGGCTTCGTCTGTGCGACATGAGGATAGAAGGCAAGTTAACCTCAGAGCGGTTGCAGAGACTGAATTATCTTATGCAGGTAAGGCACTTAGCACAGGGCTTCATACATTAATGGGCAATTAACAACTGGTGTTTCTTATCGTCCATTAGACTCTGAGTCATGTGATCATGAGTGCCTGGCTCTGAGTCAGCATCCATatatagttgttgaatgaatgagtgtgtgagtgaatgGCATTATGCATTACtactcctccccctcctctgagACTCTAGCTTGGGTCTCAGCCCCAggcctccccactctccccaacTCCACCCCCACAGCACATCCTCTAGCTGGAGGTCCCATGGCAGGTCACATGTGACAGACAGAAACCAGAACTCAGCACCTTCCATCTCAACCAGAGCATCTGCCTCTATCTCTTATTGTACTTTGCTGTAAAACGCTTTTGCTGAGTGAGTTTCTCCCTTATCCCTGGGGTCCAGCCTTGAACACCTCAGGGGTGCAAACATTTTCCTCTCTGCATCTCCAAACCCAGGCTCAGTTAGGAGTGTAAAACTCATGAATTTGAGTTCTTGAGCAGTGCACACACCTTTCCCTACCTCCGGTGTGTCTGTTTTGTAATGAAAAACACAGagatctggctgggcgcagtgactcacacctgtaatcccaggactttggaaggccggggcaagtggatcacctgaattcaggagttcgagaccagcctgggcaacatggcaaaaccttgtctctaccaaaaatacaaaaaattagccaggggtggtggcgtgcaccacttggaaggctgaggcgggaggattgcttgaacccaagaggtggaagttgcagtgagctgagatcacaccactgcactccaacctgaatgatgacagagtgagaccctgtctcaaaaaaaaaaataaaaaaaaaaggagatccgTT
The DNA window shown above is from Homo sapiens chromosome 19, GRCh38.p14 Primary Assembly and carries:
- the MAP3K10 gene encoding mitogen-activated protein kinase kinase kinase 10 isoform X4 → MSGECWDPDPHGRPDFGSILKRLEVIEQSALFQMPLESFHSLQEDWKLEIQHMFDDLRTKEKELRSREEELLRAAQEQRFQEEQLRRREQELAEREMDIVERELHLLMCQLSQEKPRVRKRKGNFKRSRLLKLREGGSHISLPSGFEHKITVQASPTLDKRKGSDGASPPASPSIIPRLRAIRLTPVDCGGSSSGSSSGGSGTWSRGGPPKKEELVGGKKKGRTWGPSSTLQKERVGGEERLKGLGEGSKQWSSSAPNLGKSPKHTPIAPGFASLNEMEEFAEAEDGGSSVPPSPYSTPSYLSVPLPAEPSPGARAPWEPTPSAPPARWGHGARRRCDLALLGCATLLGAVGLGADVAEARAADGEEQRRWLDGLFFPRAGRFPRGLSPPARPHGRREDVGPGLGLAPSATLVSLSSVSDCNSTRSLLRSDSDEAAPAAPSPPPSPPAPTPTPSPSTNPLVDLELESFKKDPRQSLTPTHVTAACAVSRGHRRTPSDGALGQRGPPEPAGHGPGPRDLLDFPRLPDPQALFPARRRPPEFPGRPTTLTFAPRPRPAASRPRLDPWKLVSFGRTLTISPPSRPDTPESPGPPSVQPTLLDMDMEGQNQDSTVPLCGAHGSH
- the TTC9B gene encoding tetratricopeptide repeat protein 9B; this encodes MQRGALSPVLMLSAAPEPPPRPPPALSPPGSGPGSGSRHGSARPGPTPEPSGSLGAALDSSLRAAVAFKAEGQRCYREKKFREAIGKYHRALLQLKAAQGARPSGLPAPAPGPTSSPGPARLSEEQRRLVESTEVECYDSLTACLLQSELVNYERVREYCLKVLEKQQGNFKATYRAGIAFYHLGDYARALRYLQEARSREPTDTNVLRYIQLTQLKMNRCSLQREDSGAGSQTRDVIG
- the TTC9B gene encoding tetratricopeptide repeat protein 9B isoform X1, which translates into the protein MQRGALSPVLMLSAAPEPPPRPPPALSPPGSGPGSGSRHGSARPGPTPEPSGSLGAALDSSLRAAVAFKAEGQRCYREKKFREAIGKYHRALLQLKAAQGARPSGLPAPAPGPTSSPGPARLSEEQRRLVESTEVECYDSLTACLLQSELVNYERVREYCLKVLEKQQGNFKATYRAGIAFYHLGDYARALRYLQEARSREPTVARREQTSCRCRWRMRSVTGASAKRHSWQRVPQIQAHRGVRWLRCDWGLPTVTGALGKGSGSTGCVSELLDTSENGV